DNA sequence from the Acidobacteriota bacterium genome:
TTCACCCACCAATCGATTGGAGAAATTCAATGACTAGAATCCTGCGATGCATGCTTGCGGCCGCCGCCATTCTGCTGCTGGCGGTCCCTGCTTCCGCGCAAACGACCACCGGGTCCATCGTCGGCTTCGTCACGGCTCAGGAAGATGGCTCTGCGCTTCCGGGAGTTCAGGTCGAAGCGGTCCACGAGCCCACCGGCACGCGCTATAACACCGTGACTCGGGCAGACGGTCGCTTCCGTCTTCCCAACGTCCGCATCGGCGGACCCTACAATGTGGAAGCGCGGCTGGACGGGTTCCACCCGCAGGAGGCCACCGACGTCTTCGTGTCTCTGGGTGAGGCCGCCGAGCTGCGCTTCCAGCTGCAGCTGTCTTCGGTCTCCGAGACCATCACCGTCGTGGGTGAGTCCACGGGGTTGATCAACCCCAGCCGCACCGGCGCCGAGTCCAACGTCAGCGTCGAGCTCATCGAGTCGCTGCCGACGGTGGACCGTAGCTTCAACGCCTTCGCCCGCACCAACCCGTTCTTCACCATCGGTTCCGAGAACGAGGATCCGGACGCCATCAGCGTCGCCGGGCGCAGCAGCCGCTACAACAACATCACCATCGACGGCTCGGTGAACAACGACCTCTTCGGTCTCGCCGACACCGGTACCCCCGGTGGCCAGTCGGGTACCACCCCGATCTCCCTGGACGCGATCCAGGAGCTGCAGCTGGTGGTCGCCGCCTTCGATGTGCGCAACGGCGGTTTCTCCGGCGGTGGTGTCAACGCGGTGACCCGCAGCGGCTCGAACCAGTTCGCCGGTTCGGTCTTCTACTACACCCGTGACCAGAGCTTCTTCGGCGACGGCCCGGACTCCCTGGGTGAGTTCGGCGACTTCGAAGAGGATCAGTACGGCTTCCGTCTCGGCGGCCCGCTGGTCGAGGACAAGGTCTTCTTCTTCGTCAACGCCGACATCGAGGATCGGGTCACTCCCTCCGGTTGGTCCATCGACGGTGCCAGCGGTCAGCAGTTCGGCGCCGGCGTCGGCGGCCTGGAGGACGAGGCCAACCGCTTCCGCAACATCCTGATCAACAACTATGGCTTCGATCCGGGGCCGCTGTCGGAGCAGCTGCGCGACGATCCGTCGGACAAGTACTTCCTGCGCTTCGACTTCAACCTCAGCGACGCTCACAACCTGACCGCGCGGCACAACATCGTCGATGCGGCCCGGGACATCAACCGGCCGGGCTCCTTCACCTACGAGTGGCCCACCGAGACCTACGACTTCCAGACCAAGACCAACTCCACGGTGCTGCAGCTCAACAGCGCCTTCGGTCCCAACGTCTTCAACGAGGCGCGGCTCGCCTTCCAGTCCATCGAGGACCGGCGCGCCGGTGCTGACGGCGTGCGCTTCCCGTGGATCGAGGTCGAGGACGTGCAGGGCTTCGAGTTCGAGGCGGGCACCGAGCCCTTCTCGACGGCCAACTCCCTGGACCAGGACATTCTGGAGATCCACAACGATCTGACCTGGCTGAAGGGCAACCACACCTTCACCTTCGGTACCCACAACGAGCTGTTCAGCTTCTCGAACCTGTTCATCCAGAACGCCTTTGGCTCCTACCAGTTCTCCGACCTGGATCAGCTGGAATCTGGCGTCGCCCGCAACTTCGACTACACGGTGATCCCGCCGGGCCAGTCCCGGACCCAGGACTTCGACGTCAATCAGCTGGGCTTCTACTTCGGCGACCAGTGGGCGGTGAAGAGCAACTTCACCCTCAGCTACGGTCTGCGGGTGGACGCGCCGTTCTTCCCGGACTCCCCGGACCGCAACCCGGTGACCGAGCAGCGCTTCGGCTTCCGCACCGACGACATCCCCGACGGCGAGCAGCTGTGGCAGCCCCGCCTGGGCTTCAACTGGGATATCGAGGGCAACGGCGAGTCCCAGCTGCGCGGTGGCGCCGGTATCTTCGCCGGTCGTACTCCCTACGTCTGGATCTCCAACCAGTACGCCCGTACCGGTATCTCCCAGCTCTTCATCGACTGCAACAACCAGCCGTTCAACCCGAATCCCGACACCCAGGACCCCTCCTGTGGTCTCGACAATCCGGGCGGCGGTGAGTTCAACTTCATCTCGCCGGACTTCCAGTATCCCCAGGTGGCGCGTTACAACCTGGCCTACGACCGCCAGCTCCCCTGGTGGAACCTGGTGGCTTCGGCGGAGGTGGTCTACACCGACTCCATCGAGGAGATCGACTATAAGAACGTCGCTCTGACTCAGATCGGTACCACCTTCGACGGCCGGCCGCTCTACGACGACGGCGGCGACGCCTTCCTGATCACCAACACCTCCGAGGGTGAGGCCACCAACTTCGCCGTCAAGCTGGAGCGTCCGTACTCCGGTGGTGTCTGGGGCTACGTCTCCTACGCCTACAACGACTCCGAAGTGGTCAACGAGGGCAGCTCGAGCCGTGCGGTGTCGAACTACCGCTTCAACGAGGCCTTCGACCCCAACAACGCCGGGGTTTCCACCTCCGACTTCGAGGTGG
Encoded proteins:
- a CDS encoding carboxypeptidase regulatory-like domain-containing protein, with amino-acid sequence MTRILRCMLAAAAILLLAVPASAQTTTGSIVGFVTAQEDGSALPGVQVEAVHEPTGTRYNTVTRADGRFRLPNVRIGGPYNVEARLDGFHPQEATDVFVSLGEAAELRFQLQLSSVSETITVVGESTGLINPSRTGAESNVSVELIESLPTVDRSFNAFARTNPFFTIGSENEDPDAISVAGRSSRYNNITIDGSVNNDLFGLADTGTPGGQSGTTPISLDAIQELQLVVAAFDVRNGGFSGGGVNAVTRSGSNQFAGSVFYYTRDQSFFGDGPDSLGEFGDFEEDQYGFRLGGPLVEDKVFFFVNADIEDRVTPSGWSIDGASGQQFGAGVGGLEDEANRFRNILINNYGFDPGPLSEQLRDDPSDKYFLRFDFNLSDAHNLTARHNIVDAARDINRPGSFTYEWPTETYDFQTKTNSTVLQLNSAFGPNVFNEARLAFQSIEDRRAGADGVRFPWIEVEDVQGFEFEAGTEPFSTANSLDQDILEIHNDLTWLKGNHTFTFGTHNELFSFSNLFIQNAFGSYQFSDLDQLESGVARNFDYTVIPPGQSRTQDFDVNQLGFYFGDQWAVKSNFTLSYGLRVDAPFFPDSPDRNPVTEQRFGFRTDDIPDGEQLWQPRLGFNWDIEGNGESQLRGGAGIFAGRTPYVWISNQYARTGISQLFIDCNNQPFNPNPDTQDPSCGLDNPGGGEFNFISPDFQYPQVARYNLAYDRQLPWWNLVASAEVVYTDSIEEIDYKNVALTQIGTTFDGRPLYDDGGDAFLITNTSEGEATNFAVKLERPYSGGVWGYVSYAYNDSEVVNEGSSSRAVSNYRFNEAFDPNNAGVSTSDFEVEHRFNASLSYRFNRDTRFPTTVSLFYNHQSGRPFSWIQGSDFVNFGFGGSYNGDGTDGNDLAWVPANEGDVVITNGTWEELDAFISANPVLDAARGGSVERNSDLAPWSHTLDLHLEQALPIGPGNLALTFDLINLGNLLDSDSGQVRYVNFNAKEVWEIEGFTDDGTPIISLANITRGRDDLFEIHNINSRWRAKVGVRYTF